CGACGATCGACGTCCGTACCGCCCGGCCCACCGCGACACCGACGCCGGCCGGCCCGCCGCTCGCGTAGTAGCCGTAGTAGCAGTGCACGAGGATGATCAGCACGGCGAAGACGATCACCTTGCCGAAGGACCAGAGCACGTCGACCGGCGGCAGGTACTGGTGGAAGTAGTGGTCGTACGTGCCCGTCGACTGCCCGTAGTAGACGGTGGTGATGGTCCGGGCGGCCAGGTACGACGACAGCAGCCCGACCACGTACAGCGGGATGACGGCGACGAACCCGGCGATCATGCGGGTGGTGACGAGGAACGGCAGCGAGGGCACGCCCATCACCTCCAGCGCGTCGGTCTCCTCGCTGATCCGCATCGCGCCGAGCTGCGCGGTGAACCCGGCCCCGACCGTCGCGGACAGCGCGAGCCCGGCCACCAGCGGGGCGATCTCCCGGGTGTTGAAGTACGCCGACAGGAACGCCACGAAGTTGGAGGTGCCGAGCTGGTTGAGGGCCGCGTAGCCCTGGAGGCCGACCTCGGTGCCGGTGAAGAACGACAGGAAGGCGATCACCCCGACCGTGCCGCCGACCACGGCGAGCGCGCCCCGCCCGAAGCTGACCTCGGCGAGCAGCCGCAGGATCTCCTTCTTGTAGCGGCGCAGGGTGCGGCCGGTCCAGGCCAGCGAACGCCCGTAGAAGGACAGTTGGGTGCCCAGCTCCTCCAGCCGGTGCAACAGCGCCATGCCTCAGCCCCTCTGCGGAACGACTTGGAAGTACACGGCGGTCATCACGAAGTTCGTCACGAACAGCAACATGAACGTGATCACCACCGACTGGTTGACGGCGTCGCCCACGCCCTTGGGCCCGCCCTTCGCCGTGAGGCCCTTGTACGAGGCGACGATCGCCGCGATCGCGCCGAACACCAGCGCCTTGATCTCCGCCGCCCACAGGTCGGAGAGCTGCGCGAGGGTGGTGAAGGAGGCGAGATAGGCGCCTGGGGTGCCGTTCTGCAGAATGACGTTGAAGAAGTAGCCACCCGCGACGCCGACCACCGACACCAGGCCGTTGAGCAGCACGGCCACCAGCATCGAGGCCAGCACCCGGGGCACGACGAGCCGGTGGATCGGGTCGATGCCGAGGACCTGCATGGCGTCGATCTCGTCGCGGATCCTGCGCGCCCCGAGGTCCGCGCAGATCGCCGTGCCGCCCGCGCCCGCGATCAGCAGCGCGGTGACGATCGGCGAGGCCTCCCGCAGC
This genomic stretch from Streptomyces sp. Go-475 harbors:
- a CDS encoding ABC transporter permease, with amino-acid sequence MALLHRLEELGTQLSFYGRSLAWTGRTLRRYKKEILRLLAEVSFGRGALAVVGGTVGVIAFLSFFTGTEVGLQGYAALNQLGTSNFVAFLSAYFNTREIAPLVAGLALSATVGAGFTAQLGAMRISEETDALEVMGVPSLPFLVTTRMIAGFVAVIPLYVVGLLSSYLAARTITTVYYGQSTGTYDHYFHQYLPPVDVLWSFGKVIVFAVLIILVHCYYGYYASGGPAGVGVAVGRAVRTSIVAINVLDFFLSLAIWGASTTVRIAG
- a CDS encoding ABC transporter permease — encoded protein: MSLSPTGALRQSGHLFAMALDVVRTVPRRPFQVREFIQQAWFIASVTILPTALVSIPFGAVIALQIGSLTRQLGAQSFAGAASVLAVLREASPIVTALLIAGAGGTAICADLGARRIRDEIDAMQVLGIDPIHRLVVPRVLASMLVAVLLNGLVSVVGVAGGYFFNVILQNGTPGAYLASFTTLAQLSDLWAAEIKALVFGAIAAIVASYKGLTAKGGPKGVGDAVNQSVVITFMLLFVTNFVMTAVYFQVVPQRG